From a single Myxocyprinus asiaticus isolate MX2 ecotype Aquarium Trade chromosome 47, UBuf_Myxa_2, whole genome shotgun sequence genomic region:
- the LOC127437041 gene encoding coatomer subunit gamma-2-like, whose product MIKKFDKKDEESGSGSNPFQHLEKSAVLQEARIFNETPINPRRCLHILTKIIYLLNQGEHFGTTEATEAFFAMTRLFQSNDQTLRRMCYLTIKEMANISEDVIIVTSSLTKDMTGKEDVYRGPAIRALCRITDTTMLQAIERYMKQAIVDKVPSVSSSALVSSLHMVKMSFDVVKRWINEAQEAASSDNIMVQYHALGLLYHLRKNDRLAVTKMLNKFTKSGLKSPFAYCMMIRIASKLLEETEGGHDSPLFDFIENCLRNKHEMVVYEAASAIVHMPNCTARELAPAVSVLQLFCSSPKAALRYAAVRTLNKVAMKHPSAVTACNLDLENLITDSNRSIATLAITTLLKTGSESSVDRLMKQISSFVSEISDEFKVVVVQAISALCQKYPRKHSVMMNFLSNMLRDDGGFEYKRAIVDCIISIIEENPESKETGLAHLCEFIEDCEHTVLATKILHLLGKEGPRTPTPSKYIRFIFNRVVLESEAVRAAAVSALAKFGAQNDDLLPSVLVLMQRCMVDSDDEVRDRATFYVNVLQQKQKALNAAYIFNGLSVSVPGLEKSLHQYTLEPSEKPFDMKTVPLATAPITEQKTEIAPVATSKLPEKLAPSRQDIYQEQLAAIPEFQDLGPLFKSSEPVQLTEAETEYVVRCIKHTFANHMIFQFDCTNTLNDQLLQRVLVQMEPSEAYEVLHYVPATSLPYSQPGSCYSLVRLPEDDPTAVSCTFSCTMKYLVRDCDPNTGEPDDDGYDDEYVLEDLEVTVADHIQKVLKPNFGAAWEEIGDEFEKEETFALATVRTLDEAVNNIISFLGMQPCERSDKVPENKNSHVLFLAGVFRGCHDVLVRSRLALADGVTMQVTVRSTEESVVDVILASVG is encoded by the exons CAAACACTGAGGAGGATGTGTTACCTGACCATAAAGGAGATGGCCAACATCTCAGAGGATGTGATCATTGTCACAAGCAG CTTGACTAAGGACATGACTGGTAAAGAGGATGTGTACAGAGGCCCAGCGATCAGAGCTCTCTGCAGGATCACTGAT ACCACCATGCTGCAGGCTATTGAAAGATACATGAAACAGGCCATCGTGGACAAAGTGCCCAGTGTCTCCAGCTCTGCATTGGTCTCCTCACTG CACATGGTGAAGATGAGCTTTGATGTGGTGAAACGCTGGATCAATGAAGCTCAAGAGGCAGCTTCAAGTGATAACATCATGGTGCAG TACCATGCTCTGGGTCTTCTGTACCATCTGAGGAAGAATGACCGCCTGGCTGTGACCAAGATGCTCAATAAATTCACCAAGTCTGGTCTTAAGTCTCCATTTGCATACTGCATGATGATTCGCATTGCAAGTAAACTGttggaagaaacagagggagg GCATGATAGCCCACTGTTTGACTTCATTGAGAACTGTTTAAGGAATAAACATGAGATGGTGGTTTATGAAGCCGCCTCCGCCATCGTTCACATGCCCAACTGTACCGCCCGCGAGTTGGCTCCTGCTGTGTCAG TTCTCCAGCTATTTTGCAGCTCTCCCAAGGCAGCCCTGCGATATGCAGCTGTACGGACTCTTAATAAG GTGGCGATGAAGCATCCGTCAGCGGTGACCGCGTGTAACCTAGATTTGGAGAACCTGATCACCGACTCCAACCGCAGCATTGCCACCCTGGCCATCACCACCCTGCTGAAGACCGGCAGCGAGAGCAGCGTGGACCGCCTCATGAAGCAGATCTCGTCCTTTGTGTCTGAGATCTCTGATGAATTTAAG GTGGTGGTGGTCCAGGCCATTAGCGCCCTGTGCCAAAAGTATCCCAGGAAGCACAGCGTGATGATGAACTTCCTTTCCAACATGCTGAGAGATGAT GGTGGTTTTGAGTACAAGCGAGCCATCGTGGACTGTATCATCAGCATCATAGAGGAGAACCCAGAGAGTAAGGAGACTGGCCTGGCCCACTTGTGTGAATTTATCGAGGACTGTGAACACACCGTCCTGGCCACTAAGATTCTCCACCTGTTGGGGAAGGAGGGGCCGCGCACCCCCACGCCCTCCAAATATATCCGCTTCATCTTCAACCGAGTGGTGCTGGAGAGTGAGGCAGTGCGGGCTG CCGCTGTCAGTGCACTGGCGAAGTTTGGGGCTCAGAACGACGACCTGCTGCCCAGTGTACTGGTCCTTATGCAGAG GTGCATGGTGGACAGTGATGATGAGGTGAGAGACAGAGCCACATTCTACGTGAACGTCCTTCAGCAGAAACAGAAGGCCCTGAATGCTGCTTATATCTTCAATG GTCTGTCTGTGTCCGTTCCTGGACTGGAGAAGTCCCTCCACCAGTACACCCTGGAGCCCTCGGAGAAACCGTTTGACATGAAGACTGTTCCTCTGGCAACCGCACCCATCACAGAACAGAAAACAG AAATCGCACCAGTGGCAACAAGCAAACTACCTGAAAAGCTTGCACCTTCACGCCAAGACATTTACCAAG AACAACTTGCAGCCATCCCAGAATTCCAGGACCTGGGTCCCCTTTTCAAGTCGTCTGAGCCGGTTCAGCTGACAGAAGCAGAGACAGAGTATGTGGTGCGGTGCATCAAACACACTTTCGCGAATCACATGATCTTCCAGTTCGACTGCACCAACACGCTGAACGACCAGCTGCTGCAGAGGGTTCTGGTTCAGATGGAGCCATCAGAAGCCTACGAGGTGCTGCATTACGTACCTGCAACCAGCCTCCCCTACAGCCAGCCCGGCTCCTGCTACAGCCTGGTTCGGTTACCCGAGGATGACCCCACAGCAG TCTCTTGCACGTTCAGCTGTACGATGAAATATCTAGTCCGGGACTGTGATCCGAACACAGGAGAGCCTGACGATGATGGCTATGATGATGAATATGTG CTGGAAGATTTGGAGGTGACAGTAGCTGACCATATACAGAAGGTGTTAAAGCCAAACTTTGGTGCAGCGTGGGAGGAGATCGGAGACGAGTTTGAGAAGGAAGAAACATTTGCTCTGGCCACAGTCCGAACTTTAGATG AGGCTGTAAATAACATCATCAGCTTCTTAGGCATGCAGCCCTGTGAACGCTCAGACAAAGTTCCTGAAAACAAAAACTCTCACGTTCTGTTCCTAGCTG gtgtttttaggGGATGTCATGATGTGTTGGTGAGGTCGCGGCTGGCCTTGGCCGATGGTGTCACTATGCAGGTTACGGTTAGAAGCACAGAGGAAAGCGTTGTCGACGTCATCCTTGCATCCGTGggttaa